The window AGCATTTGTGTTGCAATCATGTGATTGAAGTGTTTTCCCCGCCCCTTTGAGACGCTCTCTGTAACAGGGATCCTAACAGCAATACAAAGGGAGAACGGACACATATGTTTTCAGAACGGAAgagatgtgtgactgaaaacatctctggctgttctcctcgcgaggacaaaagaatctaactctcttgtctttcttgtgtttgtttaatctgtCTCAATAGGTGTTTAAACCTGACAGATCCAGTAGGATCCACTGACTGCTACCTGGATCTTCTTATGTCTATAAATCAGATCTACTGACTGGGATCTTATGGAGCCTATTGTGATCTCCTGGTTGGGACCAGTCCTGTTGATCCCTGTGATCTTGGTGAATCCAGACGGATCCACCAGGATCTAGAGACCGAACTAGCAGTAATGTTCTCATATCTTTAATGTTAGCTTGGAATCATAAGGATCGGCTAGGATCAACTGATCTCTGGCAGTAGATCCCTGTGATATCATTGGATCCCTAGGAATCTGGTATAAAATGATCTCCTTTACTTGCAGTGATCCACTGGGATCTCACTCACCTCTTCCTCAGAGTGGTCTGGCACACCTTCACCACTCCGATCACGTCCTTCACCGAGCGCCGAAACTTGTGCATCCGAGCCGCTACCAGGAGAgctggggggagggggggagagTCATGAGCTACATGGATGttgctgttgccatggcgacaACCTTACCTGCTCCACAGAGCCCAGACGGGCGGCGACCCGTGTGCATCCAGTCCCTCTTCATCCTCTGGACCAGGCGGAGCGCCGTCATGGAAACCTCGTGGTTCTTGTCTCCAAACTCCAGCATGTGAGCGAAGCGAGGGATGTACAGGCAGGGGTCTGAGGGGGAGGGGGAGAGGCGGGGTCAGACACTGCAGGCTCCGCCCCTTCAGGTACTGATGCTGTTCTATGCTGCAGCAGGTACCTGAACACCCTAACCCTGTCACAAGCTCACTTGGCTCAAATGTTTCCGGGCCATTCAAAATGGCCGCCACGGCCGTGATAGAAAATTTATTTCTACAGTAAATTTGCCAATATTTATCACAGATGATGAAAACTGTATGCTGGATTAGATTATAGAAATCATGTTTACTAAAATGAGTTTTCACTTAAACTGCAGCCTGAATGTTTCAACAATACGTTCTGACCCAAAGGTTCCTCTGACCACTGCTCGTTTCcagaccggatcagaaccagaacctcatcCACTAACTACAGACCTAATGACAAACCTGTtatgggtcagaaccagaaccgttaCTGTCCCTGCAGGCTTATGGCTCCCCCTGCTGGAGAAGCACAGAAAAACAAGCTGGACCCAAGATGGCGGTGGGAGGCGGACAGCAGCGCGAGGACAGGTTTTAATCCGGACCGAACCGAGGCGGGTCCAAAAGGTAACAACACACAGTTGAACTGTACACGAAACGGACGGGTTCGGTCCGCTTAGTGAGCCGCTGCTAACTGACCACAGAACCGAGCAGCAGAACCGGACCACGAGCTGGTTCTGGAGTCAGAACCGGACCgttttggttctgctctgcaacCGGACCGGGTGTCTGCTGGGCCCGTCAGTTCGGGATAAAACGGAAAGGTGCTGCGTGGTTCCGATAAAAGATGACAGCCGAACCCAGACTGGATCTCCAGGTCTGATCCAAACAACAGGATCGATAGTCAGTGATTCCAGGATCTGCTGTTTGGATCGAACCTGCAGAACCTCCAGGCTCGGGTCTCCAGCATCTTCCCTCTGTCCGGTCCAGATTCCCAAAGGGGTCCCACCCGGGCCGGCCGAAGGCATATGCGAGTTAAGCAGCTGCTTGGGGGCCCCCACTCCACCAGGGGCCCCAAGAGCACCAAGCCAGTGTAGCAGTGTGACGTTGTTACACTAGATTGTCAAGTGAGAAGCTCTTCCGGTAGGAAATCATATGAGCACcggcagcttttattttggaaagatGACAGATCCATTGCAAAACAGCGggtaacttcctgtttcaaaattattgtttttattcaaatttaatgtGTTGCGAATGGAAATGTGAATTATTATCTTTACTGTTGAACATTTTGAGTTCATGGATTGTAGTTTTGAGTGTCAGTTCGGGTTTAAAAGACAAAGTAACGGATCATATAGTCTGTGAAGCCTTTTCCGTCTCCgtcgttttgttttctgtgttcaatAAGTGTATTTTAAGTATAATAAGTGACAGTTTTATTAATGTTCTTGTAAAATAATGTGCTTTAGAGCActtaaactttgtttaaaagtGATGGAAGTGTGTTAGCAGTTATTTATGCTACATGAAACATCGCTAATGAAAATGCTACATCCATGTGCTGAAAATAGTGATGTTCATGGTTAAACAGGCTCTGTGGAGCACAGTGAGGAGAAAAGGCAGTTTTTCAACGGTGGTAAAACTAGCCGCCTCCTGGAAAAGCTCAAGACGTTATGGTACCCCCACTTACCTGCtactttcacaataaaagctcataTCCGGTTCATGTTTGATCTACTGCAAGTAGATTTCCAGCGGATGTTAACCACATCTgatgtttaatttcaaaataaaagcacagcaaCATAGGGGGCAGGGGGaataaaaacgttttatttagtaggcttttattttgaaattgaacATCAGATGTGGTTGACATTTGCTGGTTTTGTTCCAGAGTTGTCCCTCTGTCTCCCAGAAGTGAGAGAAGTCGCTGCTTGATGGCCCCAATTATTTCCGATACATTATTTCCTTTTGCAAAGTCCAAACATGAAGCCGCTGGAAATCTACTGGCAGTAGATCAAACATGAACCGGATGTGAGCTTTTACTGTGAAAGGAGCTCGTAAATTAGGTTTGCCATAACGTCTTGTAAAAATCGAGTGCAGCCTTTACTGTCATTTTCGAAGAAGCGGCTCGTTTTACTGCGGAGCTATTTCCTGCTGTTTCATGCAGCTGTGtcatgtttcattatttttggtgtgggattattttgtttaatttttttcttattcatggACTGTTTAAGATTATTATGCCCATGTTTGGGCTAGTTATTAATTATTGTTGCAGTCATTTTACACAAGTCGTGCCCTTTCTGCTGGATTCGGTGGGAGAAGACGCCGAGGAACCGGAGAGAAAAAGCCTGATTCTGACGATCAGCAAGACAAAAGCAGAATCAACGACGCTTCATAAGATAaccttatttaaaataacactgAATAAATCCTGAtgctgaaatatgaaatattaaacttcTTCACTTGTTTCCTGTGAATTTGAAGTTAAAGTGACTTTTAGAAACCAGTGGGACCAAACTGGGACCAGCAGAACCAAGCGGACGGAATTGGTTTAGGCTCTTTGTGCTCCCAGCTGTTTGGATAATCTGGATTATAATCCCTGTGACCCGGACAGGAAGCGGCCATGTTGTgatgggaggaagaggaggagatggcAGCGGAGCTTTTCTCCACCAGCCTTCCTCACGGCgaggacgaggaagaggaggagacgAAGAAGAACTTCGTCCAGCTAAGCGAACCTGAGGAATCCGCCGAGCGGAACACCGTCGGCATCGACGACGGcgacgacgatgatgatgatgagagaCTCAGCTGGCAGGGAGCCCACCCCACCCTGAGGGAGAGGTAAACAACAACATGGCGGTGTGGGCGGGGCTTCACCACTTCCTGTGCTGAAGACAAATGTCACATTCCaccatgtttcagtttatttaggtTCTGGTCCCAGTTTGGACCGGTTCAGAACCATAAATTACTTTCAGTGTGAACTGGGTCCAACCGGGTCAGACAGCGCCACTTTGAACTCATAAACGACCTGAACAGCGCCACCTGTGGACGGGCGACATGATGCGGGCGGGTGGCACGGCGTGGCGCCCCCTGTGGGCGGATGGCGCGTCGCGGCGCCACCTGCTGACACCAGCTGGTTCCTGTTTGTCTGCAGGAACGCTCTGATGTTCAACAACGAGCACATGGCCGACATCCACTTCATCGTGGGTCCGCCTGGAGAAACGCAGACGGTCCCGGCTCATAAGGTACAGAACCTGGTCTGGAGCGATCTTGTGCTCTTGGTGTGGTTCTGCCAGCCAGTTCCGACCCATTTCCTCACTGTGTTCCAGTACGTCCTGGCGGTCGGCAGCTCCGTGTTTGGAGCCATGTTCTATGGAGATCTGGCGGAAGGACAGTCGGAGATCCACATCCCGGACGTGGAACCAGCTGCTTTCCTCACCCTGTTGAAGTGAGTCCAGACACGGTTCCAGAACCACCACTGAACCACCAGAACTGTTTGGTTCAGAATGCTGTAGATCAAAGTCAGACCCAGACAGATGATGGTCACAGCGGTTCTGACCCATTCAGGCCGATGTAAATCTATTCACATTGGGTATGACCGAGTTCAGACGTTCGTGTTGACTCACTAAGTCTTACTCAGACCGGTTCAGACTGGATTGGACCTATTCAGAGCAGTTTCAGACCGGTTCAGAGAGGTCCAGATGCTTCCTCTGACGGGTCTTGAACCTCGTACCAATCAGTAGATGTGGTGTCTTCACTAGAAACCAGCAGAACCCAGGAGCTTCTTATCCAGAACCTTCTTCAGGGTTCTGGTCCAGAGTAGATCTGGGTCCCAGGTCTCTAATGTCCCCTCCTGTGTCTCAGGTACATGTACAGCGATGAGGTGGAGCTGGACGCCGACACGGTTCTGGCCACGCTCTACGCCGCCAAGAAGTACATCGTCCCGGCCGTGGCGAAGGCGTGCGTGGGCTTCCTGGAGACGAGCCTGGAGGCCAAGAACGCCTGCGTGCTGCTGTCCCAGAGTCGGCTGTTTGAGGAGGCGGAGCTTACGGAGCGCTGCTGGGAGGTGATCGACGCGCAGGCTGAGCTGGCGCTGCGGTCTGAAGGGTTCTGTGAGATCGACCGGCCCACGCTGGAGATCGTCCTGCAGAGGGAGACGCTCAACATCCGCGAGGCAGCGGTGTTCCAGGCGGCGCTGAGCTGGGCGGCGGCAGAGTGCCGGCGCCAGGGACTGGCGGTGACCCCTCGGAACCAGCGGACCGTGCTTGGGAAGGCTCTGTACCTGCTCCGGGTCCCGTCCATGTCTCTGCAGGAGTTTGCAGATGGACCGGCGCAGTCAGAGGTTCTGACACTGGCGGAGACCCACAACATCTTCCTGTGGTACACCGCCACCAACAAACCCCAACTGGACTTCCCTGTGGGGAAACGGGTCGGCCTGGCGCCGCAGCGGTGCCACCGCTTCCAGGCGTCCGCCTATCGCAGCAACCAGTGGCGCTACAGGGGGCGCTGCGACAGCATCCAGTTCGCTGTGGACCGCAGGATCTTCATGGCCGGGCTGGGCCTGTACGGATCGAGCGGCGGGAAGGCCGAGTACAGCGTGAGGATCGAGTTGAAGCGACAGGGAACCCTTCTGGCCCAGAACCTCACCAAGTTTCTATCAGACGGGTCGAGCAGCACCTTCCCCGTCTGGTTCGAACACCCCGTCCAGGTGGAGCAGGACACCTTCTACACGGTCAGCGCCGTCCTGGACGGGAACGAGCTCAGCTACTTTGGACAGGAGGGAATGACCGAGGTGCAGTGTGGGAAGGTGAccttccagttccagtgctcCTCGGACAGCACCAACGGTACCGGAGTTCAGGGGGGGCAGATCCCAGAACTGATCTTTTACTGCTGAAGCTGGACCTGACGGACTGAAAGGCCTCAATCCAGGAgggacagtctggttctgatagCGTTAGCGGCTACAGTTCTGATAGCGTTA is drawn from Xiphophorus hellerii strain 12219 chromosome 15, Xiphophorus_hellerii-4.1, whole genome shotgun sequence and contains these coding sequences:
- the LOC116733916 gene encoding BTB/POZ domain-containing protein 6-B-like isoform X1, with protein sequence MAAELFSTSLPHGEDEEEEETKKNFVQLSEPEESAERNTVGIDDGDDDDDDERLSWQGAHPTLRERNALMFNNEHMADIHFIVGPPGETQTVPAHKYVLAVGSSVFGAMFYGDLAEGQSEIHIPDVEPAAFLTLLKYMYSDEVELDADTVLATLYAAKKYIVPAVAKACVGFLETSLEAKNACVLLSQSRLFEEAELTERCWEVIDAQAELALRSEGFCEIDRPTLEIVLQRETLNIREAAVFQAALSWAAAECRRQGLAVTPRNQRTVLGKALYLLRVPSMSLQEFADGPAQSEVLTLAETHNIFLWYTATNKPQLDFPVGKRVGLAPQRCHRFQASAYRSNQWRYRGRCDSIQFAVDRRIFMAGLGLYGSSGGKAEYSVRIELKRQGTLLAQNLTKFLSDGSSSTFPVWFEHPVQVEQDTFYTVSAVLDGNELSYFGQEGMTEVQCGKVTFQFQCSSDSTNGTGVQGGQIPELIFYC
- the LOC116733916 gene encoding BTB/POZ domain-containing protein 6-B-like isoform X2; translated protein: MAAELFSTSLPHGEDEEEEETKKNFVQLSEPEESAERNTVGIDDGDDDDDDERLSWQGAHPTLRERYMYSDEVELDADTVLATLYAAKKYIVPAVAKACVGFLETSLEAKNACVLLSQSRLFEEAELTERCWEVIDAQAELALRSEGFCEIDRPTLEIVLQRETLNIREAAVFQAALSWAAAECRRQGLAVTPRNQRTVLGKALYLLRVPSMSLQEFADGPAQSEVLTLAETHNIFLWYTATNKPQLDFPVGKRVGLAPQRCHRFQASAYRSNQWRYRGRCDSIQFAVDRRIFMAGLGLYGSSGGKAEYSVRIELKRQGTLLAQNLTKFLSDGSSSTFPVWFEHPVQVEQDTFYTVSAVLDGNELSYFGQEGMTEVQCGKVTFQFQCSSDSTNGTGVQGGQIPELIFYC